CTGGGATACAAATAGACATTGTgttatgaatatttttcatttcagagtaCTTTTTCAAAAGAATCTTTCATctgagtttttaaaatgtataagaCACTGGGAGCCAGGTGCTTACTCCTGGAAAGGGAGTGTAAGTACACAAATTAAATGACCTAAGGCTAATCAGTAAGCTAGTGACAgagtaagaaataaaatgcagctgttttcccctttcttccccttACCTGACAATTACTTACATTTTCTCATCTAAGAGATTGCTTTAAGGCATCTTAAGAAACATCAGTGTGGTTTGGTTTCCTAAAACTTCTATGGCCCTTATATGGTGTCAGCTCAGAGAGTCATCCCTGGAGTACCAAGTTATgcacaaatatttttgttaataatCTTAAATTAAAACAGGACTCCTGACCCATAAAAATTCTGTCCCACAGataagcaaaataaagcaaaacctaatttttttttctttagctttgaaAAGGACTTGTCAAAAAGAAACCCTCCCAAACACAGATGTTTTAGGGAGTAATGTGGGCCTAGCACAGCTGAGATCTAGAGGCTATGCTGACAACTGCAGTTGCCACTCCCACCTTATTTTGGGCAGATCTGGATGAATCATAGCTGTAACATGTGATTTGAGATAACTTCTAATGCATTAGCATGTCTAAATTGTGACCATgtagattatttttaaacatggATCTTTAACCCCATCTGCTACTCTGACTGAAAAGTGGTGTTTGCAGAGGTCCTATTAATAAGAGACTTGCCCTCACTGAGCCTTCTGGATTGTGCCAAAGAAGCATTAAAAGATTTAAATCTATTAATGCTAGATGTCCCATTTACTTCTGTCATGAAATAACAATGGTGACTAGCAGCTGTTCTGTAATCCCTCAAGGTTTTACATATCACCAGAGAGTGAGGTGGAGACAGGATCCTTatcaagaatctttttttttctttctttttttatcttctgGTTTACAGAATCTTAAATAAAAACTagagctgaactttttttttttttaatttgggaattTCAGATTGGATATTATTACCTATAGGGAGAATAATTGCAGTATTCACTTGTTTATACCAGAGACACATAGTACTTTGGAGTTATCATTAAAGAAGGTTTTCAGATTACTGAGACTTGGTCCAAAGGATTCAACATTCACTGAAAGGCAAGATTTCCCAAGTCCAGATGCTAGCTATTACATGCTTCACAAAGCTCAGGCACACTACTCCGGGGCTTGAGCCTAGTTTTGGTAAGATAAAGGATGACTTTTTCAGTTGTATAACCTAAACTTGAACTTTATATGACCAAAAATTATCTCTTATTGCTTATTTAGAGGGCTAGttatgagggatttttttttcttcaaatatgtaTTAAATAGCATATTCTAAAATCTCTCAGTACAAAATGCTAAAGGATTACTCAGTGTGGTTTGCATGAGAGCTTCAGACAGGGTAGAAAAAAGACCTTTAACCAGCTGCATgtgatttcctttctcttcctcactGACTGCTGCAAATGCTTGCTAACTGCAGTCTGGCTTCCCTTTAATCTCTATTTTTGGCCCCTCCCTGGCAAATCACCTTACCTTTTCAGTGTTTCCACCCCAGATGTCATACTTTATTTTCAGGAAATGTCAGTTACTTAGCCTTTGCAACATAGTATCTATAGCCATTTCCTGCTTTTTATATTCGGCTAGAGCTTTAGTTGAATGAGGGCGAGGAAGTTGTCATTAATTATGCTAGCAACAACTAACTATAACACTAAGTTTCTTAAGTGTACATGTATTTGAGGACATTACTCCAAGCTtgacttttcttctcctcctctcaccACCCGCAAGTATGAATCAGGAGCAAGTCAACTGAAATCCCTGGGGACGAGCAGATGTATAATAGTAttgagttttgttttgctcttgctTACAAAAATGAGAACTGTTACAATAATTGGagtattttctttggaaacatGACACCTTAACGAAGCACTATGACAAATTACCGAGACAACAAAACGTATGTGTGGAAGCTCTGGGAAATGCCTCTATCGTATTACAATTAACGCACAGGAAATCCAAGTTCTCCACCAGGATCTAACAGGAGCGAATCTGCTTTGTGGTGTTGAGTTGCAGGTTGCCCCGCGGAAATGCTCAAACGGGAGCATGGATCACACCCCTCGGCGTGGCCCAGCGAAGCCTCACGGCTGCTCTGGTGACCGGCTACCGGGAAAGCGCTGAGTCCTCGCAGAGTTGTGGCACATGCAGCTTCGCTCTTGCTGCCAGGCGCGGAAACCAGCCGTGGCCACCCACCAAGTCCCTAGCCACTGCCGTTCCGTCGCTATGCCCACGACAGGCCCGTCGGGTCAGCGCCAGCCGGAGGGTGGCAGCGCCGGCGGCTGGGCGGGAGGCGCACGGCGACCTGCGGGAGCGCCCGCCGCCCTGACACCGGCCTCCTTCCGCGGGCCCCCCCGGAACCTCTCCctccgggcccggctcgccaccCGGAGCCCTCACACCGGCGCACAGCCTCTCCTCCGATTGGCCGCCGCGTCGCCCGCGTGACGCCGGCGACTGCTGCGATTGGCCGGTTCGCGGAGGCCGGTTGCCCGGGAGCcagggcgccgcgccgggccgggccgagtggtggcggcggcgggaggagggcgCCGCCATGGCGAGCGTGCACGAGAGCCTCTACTTCAACCCGATGATGACGAACGGCGTGGTGCACGCCAACGTCTTCGGCATCAAGGACTGGGTCACCCCCTACAAGATGGCGCTGCTGGTGCTCCTCAGCGAGCTGGGCCGCGCCGGCGCGCAGCTCGGGCTGCTGGAGCGGCGGCGGCTCAACCGGCtgttgctgccgctgctgcaggtggggccgggctgggggcggcggtgGCGTCGGCGTCCCCGGGCCCTATCGCGACATGTCGCTCTCCCCCCTCCAGGGCCCCGACATGCCACTGTCGCGACTGCGCAAAGCCATCGAGGAGTCCTGCCCGCACCTGGCCGGCTCGGTGCACATCAGGTAGGCGGCGGCGGCCTGCCCCTccccgcccgggcccggccccggcgagcAGTCACCAGTGATTGCATTAAAATCCGTTGTTGCTTATTTTATCAAAAGAATAACAGCCCTTCTTCTTTATTGTCTTTACTGAaagaactgtttaaaaagaaaaatcactattATTTACTATCATGTTTATTATTTATGTGGTTGTTAGTTATTTACTTTATCATACTATTGacatgttttgattttgttcACGAATGTAAAAACTCGGGCATAATGAGCTAGCTACCACTTGATTCTGTCTGCATTTATTCGTCTATACGTGAAAAGGGAGGAGTATTTATCTAATATGAAATTTTAGAGCCCTaaaaaaaggtgggtttttttttcccctgtcttcccccttctcccccttctccccccccccccccccccccatttaggTTAAAACTTATGGCAGAAGGAGAACTGAAAGATATGGAACAGTTTTTTGATGACCTTTCAGATTCATTTACTGGGACAGAGCCAGAAGTTCATAAAACAAGTGTAGTAGGTAAGTGGTTATTATCAATATTTGATGTGATAACTAATACTGATATAACTCACTCCAAGTAAagatttacttttcttttggGGGAGTACTGGGGATGTTTGTTTCATAGCATAATTTTTTATTGCTCAAATGTTTTAGGTTAACAAATAGTTTTGCATATGGTGTTGTAATTCTTACTGATCTTAACAGCTATTCTGTGATCAAATAATCTCTGAGATTTGCCACTAAATTATTTTCAGACTGACGCTCTACGAAAGTGAGTTTTATCAGTTGGTAGGCCATGATGAGTCActtaaacaaaattaaataatgcAATTTAAGCTTCTGGCTATTATAATGGTTTCTAGTCTCCCCTCTGAAACAAGAGCTTCACAGATAGTTGTCATAATAGATATTTTCCTTTGCAGGTCTCTTTCTACGCCATATGATCTTGGCATACAATAAGCTTTCTTTCAGTCAGGTCTATAAACTTTACACTGCACTTCAGCAATACTTTCAAAATGATGAGAAGAAAGATGGAATTGATGAGAGCGATATGGAGCTGACAAATACAGAAGACCTGGAggggaaaatggagaaagaagaacTTGATGCCCCTCTAAGGTGACATATTAATATTCAAGTCTTTTCCACTCTTTAAGAGATTTCTCAGTTAATCTTAATTCAGATTACCTCTGTACCTATCAATGTAAATTTAAGTTTTTTTCCAGCCAAAGATTCTACTATTCAAGTTTTCAAACCCTTACAAATGCTCATCTAGGCCCTATGCATGTCTTATCACTAATAACTTGTTAGCATCTCATAATTTGAGTTTAATTTAGGTATAAGAGACTATAGCAACTTCAGCTGCAGTAAGGAGATGTAGTGTACTGTAATCTTGTATATACTCCCATATTCTCTTAAGAATAGGAACGTCACCGATTTGCCTCATGTCAGAGTTGCCTGATGCATATAATTGGCAGAAATCTTAGGTCAAAGTTAGAacttaagttttaaaatactgttcataGGCTTTTAAGCCAAAAAAATGATTATTAAAGTAGTCTGGTCTTGTAGTTGATGTAGGTTGGGGGTTGTTTATTTGgttgctgggctttttttttaaccttgcgTAGGGaccacagaattttttttatactcTTGGTAACTTGCAGATGCTCAGCTTAGAAGGTAGTTCAGAAATACACTAGCTACTCCTTAAGAACGTATTCTATGCAGACAGATAACACTGAAATGTTGGaacttttcctttcttgaagAGGGGGAGAATGGGAAGGTTGTGTCACCTTTGGGTTCAAAAAGCTCTGCCTTTGGGTTAATGGTGAAATACAGTGGATGTGAAGAGGATGTGTCCAGTTGAGTTCGTTTTTCTAGAGCCTCGTACTCACTTGCGGAGCTGAGTGGCCTCTCCGTTTCCTTGGTGCCACCACGTGGTGAGACTGGTAAATGGCAACAGTTCTGCTCTCAGTGTCTCATAGAAGATGGCGGTACCCCATTCTCATGCTCACTTAGGGAGTCGCAGTCTAAAGGCCGGCTGCCTATAGTTTTCCTCCGtgtggcccactgctgaatgatTTCTTCTCTGGTTACACTAGTGTGACATGCTAAAGCTgttggagaggtcacttctgcttccAGCAAGGGAAGGTTCCCCTCCGAGGAAAAGTTCAGCTTAACatttttggtttctcttttcaCCCTCTCCAAATAGAACTTGCGTTTCTTTATGTTAAAGATGAGAAGCAATTATTGAGACTTTTCATCTGCTAAAGAGGTGTTTCACCATAAGAAtaatattaaaagtattttgtaTATCCATATATTTACgttgtatttatttaaaactatCTTTATCAGAACCTGTGCTTGAGTGTGCTCTGCTATAGCTTGGGGATCAGTTAGCAGCCTTTGAAGTCTTATGTTATGCTGTAGCTGccattttttaatggaataaatATTTGTCTGCTCTTGTAGAGCAGCTGTTCTCTGGAGTGATGTGTGTGGCCAAAGTGCTATTTAATTTCTTTATGGCCATCTTCACAAGGTAGGAACGATAGAGCTAAGCCATCTGAATGTGTCACCCTGAGTCTGTATCTGCTGTTTCCCTCAACGTTCTTATGCGTATATAGGACAACGTTCATGTATCGAGGATAACATTCATGTTGACCACAGTCTCTGCAGGCTGATGATTATGATTTAGGTCTGGTTTTATAATGGCTGATCCATCGGAATGACGTCCACGTTCCCTCAGGTGTAAGCTATATGAGTGTCTGAACAGTGCGGAATCATTCAGCCTGCTAGCTTTGATGTAGtagattttattctttattaaattTTCTGCTTCGAGCTGTAGAACTCTAAGATGTCATAAAACTTTATAAAGCAAAAATTGGAGTGTCTGGTAAAAGATATTTTCTTGTACTCCATTTCGTTGCCTTTGTTTCTAACAATAGTGGCTTTTAGCAGGGAAGAAGAGATATCTTGCAGTGGGCCTCTTTCCCAGAAACAAGCagagtattttctttctcagcagGTATGTTGATTCTGAACAAAGTTAAGTAAATGATCCATAACATCATTTTCATCTTTATGCACATTATCAAACATGATATTTTCTTAAATCTGGTAAAGATTTGTTGAATTCTGTATTGTGCCTGTAGTTGCTCAGTGTGAGCACTTGGGTTTAAAACAGTTTTATCCAGGCATGTAGACGATATGCTATTATTTGATTCTGAGAAGATCACTTCAGTTCTGACTACTGAGTGCTTCAAATTCAATATCTGCTAAAGGTGTAGTTTTGTTTGATTATTCCAGCTGGTAAATACAAAAAGGAGGAGCAATACACATGGGCACAAATGTCATTAAATGTGCTACATGCTTATAATAGTTTGCTAGCAATATAGAATACGTATAATACGTAATGTTTCGTATATGttttaaaagttcaaataaaTCTTTACTGTTAACATTTGTTGCATCTgattgaggtgaggctgctgcagctccctggccAACCAGCAGGGAGACTAAGTATATATTCCCACTATATATTGACCCAGTAATTGTTCAAAGAGAGACTTCATCAGAATTTTTTATGTACCTTTAAACAGTCTTTTAataagcttttattttacttGGTCTCTGTGATCTCTGGAAAGTGAGTGCTATAATATAGCATATAATAAAACTGCCACTGGTGGTTCAGTCTCATAGTAGACAGAGCTGTTGTGAAATCTTCTTTAAAGCTCTCAGAGCAGATAACAAGCTGACAAACATGCATCAAATTTTTTGTAACCCTCCAGTCTGAGTTACTTAGCATTGGTTTCAATTTTTATTCTAGGCTTCTTTACTAAAGAATGATGAAACAAAGGCTCTTACTCCAGCATCTTTACAGAAGGAATTGAACAACTTGTTAAAATTTAATCCAGACTTTGCTGAAGCAGTAAGTATCTTTTTCTTCATCCGGAATGGTTGCAAAGGGATTTCTTCATATCTCTAGGATGGGATTATTTGGGATAATTTATTCTATATTGAAATATAAGCAGATGATAAAAATGTAAGTAGCATGTAAATGTTTAGTAAGTCAGACTAAAATTCCGGAAGGTACAGAAACCTTAATTAAGTGAAGTGCTTAACCACGTGTCTAGCTTTATGCATAGATATAATCCTCCTAACTTTGGTGGGACTATTACAGTGTGTTCTAGTTGAACTACATCTAAAGGTTATTTCTTTTTATGTACATTTTTCTAAGAAATTTCAGGCATTATACTCCCATAATTTAGAAATCAGTATTAGATGAAACATATGTTGATTTTGTTTACTGATGTTCACTTCTGGCACTTAAAAGTAGACTGAAAACAATAGACAACTCACATGGACAAATGGTTCTAGGACACTTTCCCAGAGCACTTTCTCTTGACACAGTGGTAGTCATGCCTCACCATCACAGTTGTTAGGCAGCCTTTCTCAATAAGATATACAGTAAATATAATCAAAAGCTTAGTGTTTTAATAGTTTTGTATACTTAAAGCTGATTTTACTTTCACTTCCAGCATTATTTAAGCTACTTAAATAATCTCAGAGTGCAGGATGTCTTCAGTTCAACACACAGCCTCCTTCACTATTTTGACCGTTTAATTCTCACTggagcagaaagcaaaagcaacggGGATGAAGGTTATGGTCGGAGCTTGAGATACGCTGCTCTAAATCTAGCTGCACTGCACTGTCGGTTTGGCCATTAGTAAGTTAATGCATTGTACCGTGCAACTAGAATTCATCTTGTTGCATTTCTTAAGTGCCAATAGATGGACCTTTGATTCGTTATGAAAATCTGTTCAGGAGAGGAAGGTGCTTTCTCTAATTCGATAACAGCTATAGTTGGGTTGGGCTGGAATTTTCTTAGAatcttggtttgtttttattttgacatttacTTGGTTTCCATAATAACTAAGTTATCCACAGCACCGTAAGAGTTGACATTTGTCTGTGTCTGGTTGCAGCCCTTTCCTAAGGAGTTAAGTTCTCAATTGCTACATTTCCATGACCTCAGAAAGGTCAGCGGATGTGGATGCTTATTTCCAACTACAGTCTCAAAAAAGTGCAGttgtttttctgttgcatttaAACCAATACAGAGCTGATGATCTGGAAAAAGAATAATTGAAAAGCCATCTGAGAGATTAGGTATTATTTCTAAAAAGCCATAGGTGTAGGTGTTATTTTATTGATTAAATAAGGCTGGCATACCTACCTCCCTATGAGGCTTGCATTTATTGACTTCTGCCTGGATGCATCATGTAAAAGGACTGGAAATGGGAAGGAGATGTGAAAAACTGAAAGCAACAACTTTTCTACGTAGACAAATACTTTATCTTGCCCCTGTTCAAACAGTAACTTGGCACGTTGGCATGAACATGGGGTTGAAAGCCCGTTTAGGGGGTTACAGTTAGTTTTTCACGATGCTGCCTTGCTTGCTAGCTTCGAGACCAGAATATATTGCTGAAGCAGTAAGAAGGAAGTACAGGCTTTCTCATTTGATGTATTAAATCAGAGTTCTCTTCTGAGTGGGATATGCATAATTTAAAGGAGTATTCCTCTGTATCTTTGTAATGCTGCATTTTAAGTGCTATGGGAATACGAGTatattctgtgtttttgtttgctgATAGTCAGCAGGCTGAACTTGCACTTCAGGAAGCCATCCGAATTGCACAGGAGTCTAATGATCATGTCTGCTTGCAGCACTGCCTGGTAAGACAACCATGTTGCAATGGAGGTTGTGTCACCTTCGTCTGTGTTATCTGTGCCTTTGTTCAGGGAACGGCTGCAGAAATACTTTTAGAGTAATATCTCAGCAAATGCATCAGTAATTCAAATATGACTGTCTCACAGTGGGGTGACGTGTTGTTTCTGGCAGATGGGTCACCTAGAGCAACAGGCTAGAGGGAGATCATGGTAAGATTTTGTTATGATTTGGGATGATTTTCTTAAACAGGAGTTGTGATTCCAAGATTAAACTCTGAGCTTAGCACAGAGCAGTCTTATGTGCTTTAAAGAGCTTTCTTTGAAGTATTTTATAAACTTTGTTCTTAGTGTCTcttgtattttcagaaaataaatactaGCCTTTTTCAGCaaacagagaggaggagggaaagactTAATATTTcctctgaggtttttttctgtaattaacgTTAGTGTTGTAATAAATTGGCATCAATGATATCAAACTCCCGAGACACTGATTTCCACAGTTAAATATAATGGAGTGACTTTGTATTACTCTGAAACCTCCAGTATTGGCTGCTGTGAAGCCAGTGTCCCAGCCTAGCTGGACCTTTGATGTATTCTGCTGTGTAACATTTAATAGAAGTTTCATTAGTATCATATTTATTCTGAAGTATGGTTTGTGTTTCCAGTGAGTTCTTATGCGTTCCATGCAAAAGCAAGAGAAGTTAAAAATGCTGTAACCATCAGATACTTGCAGTGagattttaaaacttcttccCTTACTAGAGCTGGTTGTACATCTTGGAACAGAAGATATTTGATAGCTGTGTTCTACTGGAGCACTCTGTAAACAAATCTTTACATTTTGGTTTGCCAGTAAGTCTGTTTCATTTATCCTTTATACTGGGATAAGTTTATGCCGGGGGAGGTGCCTTATGTTGACTAAACTGTTCAAATGTGTAATTGAGTTTAAGTCAACCTATTTTACACTGCAAAAATCTAGCTGTTTCTATCATTTTTAGTCTTCATGTTAACAAACCAGAGTTCAGTTGCTTTAATGTCGGTGCATTATTGCAAGGCTCACTGCTTTCACTTCTAACTTGTTTGCTTCTCAGGCAGACGAATTCTCTGCGGCTACTGGGCTGGCTGCCTGCACCAGGTCTTAGGCCCATACCCCAATCTGCTGGTGTTGAAGGGAGGCTCTCAAGCCTCAGTGTCTGCCTTCCTGTAACTCGGTGCTGATGCCTCTGGCAGGGCTTTGAACACACATTTACTTGTATTGCTCTGTCCCAGCTGTGAAATCTTGTGAGGCAGCCCTCTCCTCAACTAGTTTTGTGCCCTCTCATATATATCAGTTGGCTGATAAGGTTTAGTTCTGTCTTCCCCCAAGATCTGCAATCTCTTTGTTAAGAGAATTGGTCTAAAAGGAACCAAGTAGTTGATGTTGCGAGATGGAGAGCAGGCATCATACTGTATAGAAGGGTGGCTGCCTGGTAAGCTCCAGAAATCAGCCTGTGACATAGCTGATCTCATGAAGTGGAAAGAAGTAACAGCCGTAGGAAGACTGGCAAGACAAAAAAAGGAGTTGCTGGTTATGCAACCAGTGTAATGGCCACtgggtggggaaggagggggaaggctCTGTGCTTTCGTGACTATTTCATCATTGGAGGAATCCAGATGAAAGTCGTGTCATCTTCTTTAAGACTATTTTGTGGGGGAGTGGAAATTACTTTTCACATCTAGCAAAATGGCATTCATGTATGTGTGGGTGTATAAGTGCGTATTTAAAGAAATTGCTGTAGCAGTGTTCTTTTGTCTGTGCTGAATAGCATCATATCTTTTATTTGGGACTTTTTTCTTGGTTTATGCCTCTTGCTGTGATGTAATTCACAAGTGTAGTGTACTCTATTGTCTTTCAGTGttctttgtttttgatttttttcctcctcctccccagtaCCTAGCTTCCCTGGGAATACAGTCCTTGGTTCAGCAAAGAGCTTTTGCAGGAAAGGCTGCCAACAAGCTAATGGATGCCTTAAAAGATTCTGATCTGTTACACTGGAAACACAGCTTGTCAGAACTTATCGATATTAGCATAGCACAGAAGACTGCCATTTGGAGGTTATATGGCCgcaggtattttttcttttgaactctTGCATTAGCTCACTCTGCTTGTTAGCAGGTAATGCATTTTGAGTTATTTATATAGGTGTAACAAGCGACTGTATCTCTCCAGTGTACTAAAATAAAGCATTCAGACTGTATGATTCAGTAAATGCTGGGTGCAGTTATTTCCATTCTCTTATGTTCATTTAAAACTCATACAGGGGAAAACATCATGTTTCCATTTAGTAGTGGCAAATAGCGCATAAGTTTAATGTTCTTATGTCCCCATTTTCAGCATCCCTGTGCTTAAACCGTGTGCAGCTTTCAGTACGTTGTATGCGCTTGCATAG
This is a stretch of genomic DNA from Dromaius novaehollandiae isolate bDroNov1 chromosome 17, bDroNov1.hap1, whole genome shotgun sequence. It encodes these proteins:
- the ANAPC5 gene encoding anaphase-promoting complex subunit 5 isoform X4, which encodes MASVHESLYFNPMMTNGVVHANVFGIKDWVTPYKMALLVLLSELGRAGAQLGLLERRRLNRLLLPLLQGPDMPLSRLRKAIEESCPHLAGSVHIRLKLMAEGELKDMEQFFDDLSDSFTGTEPEVHKTSVVGLFLRHMILAYNKLSFSQVYKLYTALQQYFQNDEKKDGIDESDMELTNTEDLEGKMEKEELDAPLREEEISCSGPLSQKQAEYFLSQQASLLKNDETKALTPASLQKELNNLLKFNPDFAEAHYLSYLNNLRVQDVFSSTHSLLHYFDRLILTGAESKSNGDEGYGRSLRYAALNLAALHCRFGHYQQAELALQEAIRIAQESNDHVCLQHCLSWLYILEQKIFDSCVLLEHSVNKSLHFGLPYLASLGIQSLVQQRAFAGKAANKLMDALKDSDLLHWKHSLSELIDISIAQKTAIWRLYGRSTMALQQAQTLLSMNSLEAVNVGVQQNNTESFAVVLCHLAELHAEQGYFAAASEILKHLKERFPPNSQHAQLWMLFDQKIQFERAMNDGRYHIADSLVAGITALNSIEGVYRKALVLKAQNQMSEAHKLLQKLLIHCQKIKNTEMVISVLLSIAELYWRSSCHTIALPVLLQALALSREYSLQYLASETVLNLAFSQLILGIPEQALNILHMAIEPVLAHGAVLDKGCAMFLVAKCQVASAASYTPQKKVEGSMKKSSHCLYLIPKLRTANQPLESAILNLNEAKTYFAKVDCKEQLRDVLYFQARLFHTLGKTQERNKCAMLFRQLHQELPAHGVPLINAFK
- the ANAPC5 gene encoding anaphase-promoting complex subunit 5 isoform X6, producing MASVHESLYFNPMMTNGVVHANVFGIKDWVTPYKMALLVLLSELGRAGAQLGLLERRRLNRLLLPLLQGPDMPLSRLRKAIEESCPHLAGSVHIRLKLMAEGELKDMEQFFDDLSDSFTGTEPEVHKTSVVGLFLRHMILAYNKLSFSQVYKLYTALQQYFQNDEKKDGIDESDMELTNTEDLEGKMEKEELDAPLREEEISCSGPLSQKQAEYFLSQQASLLKNDETKALTPASLQKELNNLLKFNPDFAEAHYLSYLNNLRVQDVFSSTHSLLHYFDRLILTGAESKSNGDEGYGRSLRYAALNLAALHCRFGHYQQAELALQEAIRIAQESNDHVCLQHCLSWLYILEQKIFDSCVLLEHSVNKSLHFGLPYLASLGIQSLVQQRAFAGKAANKLMDALKDSDLLHWKHSLSELIDISIAQKTAIWRLYGRSTMALQQAQTLLSMNSLEAVNVGVQQNNTESFAVVLCHLAELHAEQGYFAAASEILKHLKERFPPNSQHAQLWMLFDQKIQFERAMNDGRYHIADSLVAGITALNSIEGVYRKALVLKAQNQMSEAHKLLQKLLIHCQKIKNTEMVISVLLSIAELYWRSSCHTIALPVLLQALALSREYSLQYLASETVLNLAFSQLILGIPEQALNILHMAIEPVLAHGAVLDKGCAMFLVAKCQVASAASYTPQKKVEALESAILNLNEAKTYFAKVDCKEQLRDVLYFQARLFHTLGKTQERNKCAMLFRQLHQELPAHGVPLINAFK